A single region of the Lysinibacillus sp. B2A1 genome encodes:
- a CDS encoding methyl-accepting chemotaxis protein, producing MKKLLGNLKIFAKIGILIPIITIFLGGMSFLSYLKASNELGNSIEHEMSLLADHVSNSVENKLHAHNQLIYSAKSAIETADNSMSREQFTRFVEQLLPLNKETYGMGLWLEKDAANGEIFGPYAYKDGEKIVYTDVYQDPAYAFHQQEWYKNSLQSSDIIHTEPFFDEALGEMFITFGIQVLKGQTPIGVITGDYVLESIQSIISEVKIRESGYAFIIDDKGTFLTHPDVKKVNKETVQDYLKIPIEQIAGDKKLIQTVVNGKEYTLQYKQIQGMPWKLILIVPTTELYSEVQAMLYQQIIVSIILICVISVIIYLIARYIRQEVRTINGHLGNLATGDLTQRMSINTKDEFGEMAQYYNDSVDALGTMMKQIVAETDTVASTAEELTASVQEVSKSVTEVAVSMQNVAENTSKQQTVSNQLTSVTSALGEDMHFAVNALDSAVQQSATTSQIASGGSKQIRAFVNEITELHTQVENSANLISSLKNQSVQIEKMSELISSITDQTNLLSLNAAIEAARAGEAGKGFAVVAGEVKALATQTSHASQDIATVVRTIQEQINEAVSMMEQSRKIAHHGIDSVQQAGSTFDAISNAIEDLKQMIERTSTNTSNAYEKLHDMTSKVQEISQQAMATNDHTLNVSAITEEQASTMNEMAVASEQLAQLAQDLQEETGKFTI from the coding sequence TCGAATGAACTTGGAAACTCGATTGAACATGAGATGTCATTATTAGCTGACCATGTGTCTAATTCTGTTGAAAATAAATTACATGCACATAATCAGCTAATCTATAGTGCTAAATCTGCAATAGAAACTGCAGATAATAGTATGTCAAGAGAACAATTTACACGCTTTGTTGAGCAGTTACTGCCATTAAATAAGGAAACCTATGGGATGGGGCTTTGGCTTGAAAAGGACGCTGCCAATGGAGAGATTTTTGGACCATATGCCTATAAAGATGGAGAAAAAATTGTCTATACAGATGTATATCAAGATCCAGCTTATGCCTTCCATCAACAGGAGTGGTACAAAAATAGCTTACAATCCAGTGACATTATACATACAGAGCCTTTTTTTGATGAAGCTTTAGGAGAGATGTTTATTACTTTTGGTATTCAAGTTCTAAAGGGACAAACCCCAATTGGCGTTATCACAGGTGATTATGTTCTTGAATCTATCCAATCCATTATATCTGAGGTGAAAATACGAGAAAGTGGTTATGCATTTATAATTGATGATAAGGGAACATTTTTAACACATCCTGATGTAAAGAAGGTAAATAAAGAAACGGTTCAGGACTATTTAAAAATTCCTATCGAACAAATTGCTGGGGATAAAAAATTGATTCAAACAGTGGTTAATGGTAAAGAATACACATTGCAATATAAACAGATACAAGGAATGCCTTGGAAGCTTATTTTAATTGTTCCGACAACTGAGTTATATAGTGAAGTACAAGCAATGCTATATCAACAAATTATTGTTAGTATTATTCTTATCTGTGTAATATCCGTAATTATCTATTTAATTGCACGCTATATTCGTCAGGAAGTGCGTACAATAAATGGCCATTTAGGCAATCTTGCTACAGGTGATTTAACTCAAAGAATGTCGATAAATACAAAGGATGAATTTGGCGAGATGGCACAGTATTATAATGATTCAGTAGATGCATTAGGAACAATGATGAAGCAAATCGTAGCTGAAACAGACACAGTTGCCTCCACTGCTGAAGAACTAACAGCTAGTGTCCAAGAGGTTAGTAAATCCGTCACAGAGGTAGCCGTCTCTATGCAAAACGTGGCAGAGAATACCAGCAAGCAACAGACAGTTAGCAATCAACTAACTTCTGTCACATCCGCTTTAGGTGAGGATATGCATTTTGCTGTTAATGCCTTAGACAGTGCCGTTCAGCAATCTGCAACAACCTCTCAGATTGCAAGTGGAGGCTCCAAGCAAATCCGTGCCTTCGTGAATGAAATTACGGAGCTGCATACACAAGTGGAAAATAGTGCAAATCTGATAAGTAGCTTAAAAAATCAATCCGTCCAAATCGAAAAGATGAGCGAACTTATTTCATCCATAACAGACCAAACAAATTTATTGTCCTTAAATGCAGCGATTGAAGCAGCACGTGCAGGAGAAGCAGGGAAAGGCTTTGCAGTAGTTGCAGGGGAAGTAAAGGCATTGGCAACACAAACAAGCCATGCCTCACAAGACATTGCCACTGTTGTTCGGACGATTCAAGAGCAAATCAATGAGGCTGTTTCGATGATGGAGCAAAGTCGTAAAATTGCTCACCATGGCATTGATTCTGTACAGCAGGCTGGAAGTACCTTTGATGCAATCAGCAATGCGATTGAAGACTTAAAACAAATGATTGAAAGGACGAGTACCAATACATCAAATGCCTATGAAAAGCTACATGACATGACTTCGAAGGTTCAAGAAATTAGTCAGCAAGCAATGGCAACCAATGACCATACTTTAAATGTGTCAGCCATCACAGAGGAGCAGGCTTCTACCATGAATGAAATGGCAGTAGCCTCTGAACAATTAGCACAACTGGCACAGGATCTTCAGGAGGAAACAGGTAAATTTACTATATAG